A single window of Ornithorhynchus anatinus isolate Pmale09 chromosome 3, mOrnAna1.pri.v4, whole genome shotgun sequence DNA harbors:
- the LOC114805404 gene encoding olfactory receptor 494-like — protein sequence MMANGNNTAVTEFILLGLTGDPNLQVIFFLLFLVMYSVTLLGNLVIIILIRISSQLHTPMYFFLSHLSFSDTCFSSSVTPKMLVNFLAEKKTISYPACATQFWLAATFGFSECFLLAVMAYDRYVAICSPLIYTLIMSEKTCASLVAASYVASFMNSLLCTYGVFSLFFCGPDQINHFYCDTPALLKLSCSDIQLAKIFQSSSAGITVIITSGTIITSYVYILISILRMPTKGGRRKAFSTCASHLLVVTLFYGTVTFIYVMPNSDNSVDLNKMVSVFYMVMIPMLNPVIYCLRNKDVIEALKRRVGMKVTCLWLSG from the exons ATGATGGCAAATGGAAACAATACTGCAGTGACAGAATTCATTCTTTTAGGATTAACAGGTGACCCTAATCTTCAAGTGATCTTCTTTTTATTGTTCCTAGTTATGTATTCTGTTACTCTGCTTGGAAATTTAGTCATCATTATATTAATCAGAATCAGTTCTCAACTTCATACTCCAATGTATTTTTTTCTTAGTCACCTGTCCTTCTCAGATACatgtttttcctcatctgtcacacCCAAGATGCTGGTAAACTTCCTAGCAGAGAAGAAGACAATTTCCTACCCTGCCTGTGCCACTCAGTTCTGGTTGGCAGCGACCTTTGGATTCTCAGAATGCTTTCTCCTGGCGGTCATGGCATATGATCGATATGTTGCAATTTGCAGTCCTCTCATCTATACGCTTATTATGTCTGAAAAGACTTGTGCCTCACTGGTTGCTGCGTCTTACGTTGCAAGTTTTATGAATTCTCTGTTATGTACATATGGTGTGTTTAGCTTATTCTTCTGTGGACCTGATCAAATTAACCACTTCTATTGTGACACCCCGGCTCTGTTGAAACTATCCTGTTCTGACATCCAACTGGCAAAGATCTTTCAGTCGTCTTCAGCTGGGATCACTGTCATAATTACATCTGGGACCATCATCACTTCTTATGTATATATTCTCATTTCCATCTTGAGAATGCCTACCAAAGGCGGAAGACGTAAAGCTTTTTCCACCTGTGCGTCTCACCTACTAGTTGTTACTCTCTTCTATGGGACGGTCACATTTATCTACGTGATGCCCAACTCTGACAACTCAGTGGATTTGAACAAAATGGTGTCTGTATTCTACATGGTCATGATCCCCATGCTGAATCCTGTGATCTATTGCTTAAGGAACAAAGACGTGATAGAGGCCCTAAAAAGA AGAGTGGGGATGAAGGTGACTTGTCTTTGGTTGTCTGGATAA